The genomic window atggagaggcaatcgatgagcttctggccaacctgatcgatggatgcaatcagatcatcgttgttgatctacctccttgGGTAGTGGGGGAGCGAGCGGTGAATCATCGGTGAAGACAACCTCAGAGGCGATTCTAAGATCGGATCTacagtcgcaggtgttggggtgatcgacaTAGTATTGATCTACgttggctcgatgagctctccgactccatcagcgttgatgatctaggacattgatctgaccgtgaagatctggccaggctatgggaggaacaaagagcctacaaaatgtaccatcttgttcaatatggaaacaacatgcacacccctacctgacgcaccaactgtcgacataatatcatcgacagtcctctgagggatatcctacgaaggtagattgatcgatagagatgcgtgtaatcaagaataagaaggcaatagagacacaagagttagacaggtttggacCATCAgcgtgatgtaataccctactcctgtggtttgttggattatattggctatcgtatgatattgcgtgtgtttggaggaggtccctgcccaccttatatagtccgagggcagggttacaagttggttagatttAGGAGATAAttggaaagtaataatagattacagaaatcatgggatcatacatatcctaacagatctcgtagtatcttcaggatatcttcccggtgtcttgcgggatgcGCCGAGCAGCatcatgccccacaaggctttgtcttgtgggctgggccacctctaggagcaaagcccatgtggtctgccataagtatctggggtcataccccccatagggCCCTAGGAAACCAAGAGACAAGGACAAAGACCACGACGGAGATCACGTCGCATAGGACAGCTAGCGAACTACCACCGTGCCTATAGTGCCACCATGGCCAGCACAGTAGGCACCATACCACACCCTACTGCGACATGGCCATAAGgcgatgatgatagccatgcctgGATGTGCTCTacaagatggcgtagcttgcaagccaagttagctaagacctcccttaggctcacgacccttcAACCAGGAGAACCTCCTGCTTTGTATGCGCCCTAGCCCCAAAcactatataagggcagccagggcaccctttCTAGACATTCTGAGTCCCCTACTCATTCACTCATCCTTCATCATAGtagggctcctgaagcttcccttAGGGTAGTCCTTTGCCTAGCTTAggttctcctacctcttccaccattcttgcacccacattgtaagaacttcagagcatttaagcgaggaacacacactcgatcatctctgagactagacgtaggtCCTTggtctaaaccagtataaatcctcatgtcttttagatgctaccatcatcttcctagagcagtgcagcaatcatataagtttactagtccggtttataaAACACCGATAAGTGTGCAGCTTGTGGCTGTTTGTGGTTTAATACCATAACATAACATGTCACACCAAACTTCAATCCATGCTGCaagtaacaacaacaacaacaacaacaacaaagcctttaagtcccaaacaagttggggtaggctagagttgaaacccaacagaagcaatcaaggttcaggcatgtgaatagctgtcttccaagcactcctatctaaggctaagtctttgggtatattccatccttttaagtctccttttattgcctctacccaagtcaacttcggtcttcctctgcctctcttcatgttactatcctgacttaggattccactacgcaccagtgcatctggaggtctctattgcacatgtccaaaccatctcaaccggtgttggacaagcttttcttcaattggcgctacccctaatctctcacgtatatcatcgttccgaactcgatcccttcttgtatgaccgcaaatccaacgcaacatacacatttctgcgacacttagctgttgaatatgtcgtcttgtcgtaggccaacattctgcaccatacaacatagcaggtctaatcgccgtcctataaaacttgccttttagcttctgtggtacccttttgtcacataggacaccagatgcttgccgccacttcatccacccggctttgattctatggctaacatcttcatcaatatccccgtccctctgtagcattgatcctaaatatcgaaaggtatccttcctaggcactatttgaccttccaaactaacatcttcctcctcccaagtagtagtgccgaagtcacatctcatatactcagttttagttctactaagtctaaaacctttggactccaaagtctcctgccataactctagtttctgattcactcctgtccggctttcatcgactagcactacatcgtccgcgaaaagcatacaccaagggatgtccccttgtatgtcccttgtgacctcatccatcactaaagcaaacaaataagggctcaaagctgacccttgatgtagtcctatcctaatcgggaagtcatccatgtctccatcacttgttcgaactctagtcacaacattgctgtacatgtccttaatgagcccaacgtactttgttaggactttatgtttgtctaaagcccaccacataacattccttggtattttatcataagccttctccaagtcaataaaaaccatgtgtaggtccttcttcttcttcctataccgctccataacttgtcttattaagaaaatggcttccatggttgaccttccgggcatgaaaccaaattggttcatagagacccgtgttattgctctcaagcgatgctcgataactctctcccatagcttcatagtatggctcatcaacttaattccccggtaatttgtacaactttgaatatcccctttattcttgtagatcggtaccaatatacttctcctccactcatcaggcatcttgtttgatcaaaaaatatggttgaacagcttggttaaccatactatagctatgtccccgaggcatctccacacctcgattgggataccatccggtcccatcgccttacctcctttcatccttttcaacgcctctctaacctcagattcttggattctccgcacaaagcgcctattggtgtcatcaaaagagtcatctaactgaaaggttgtgtccatattctcaccattgaacaatttgtcaaaatactcttgccatcgatgtcagatctcatcctcctttaccaagagatgctccctttcatccttaatgcacttaacttggttgaagtcccgtgtctttctcccatgaaccctagccatcctataaatgtctttctctcctttcttcgtactcaaatgttggtaaagatccttgtacgctctaccctttgccacacttacagcttgctttgcagtcttctttgccaccttatacttctctatgttgtccacactcctgtcatggtacaagcgtttatagcattctttcttcttcttaatagccctttggacttcctcgttccaccaccaagtatctttagcctcgcgtcctcttcctttggttactccacacacctctgaggctaccttccgaatgttggttgtcatcttgtcccacatattgtttatgtcgtcttcttccttccaagagccctctttgataaccctttccctaaatacctctgacgtctcccctttcagtttccaccactttgttctttcaatcttagcttgtttatccctacgggcacgcacctaaaaacaaaaatctgccaccaaaagcttatgttgagaaacaacacactcccctggtatcaccttgcaatccaagcatgctcgtttgtcctttcttcttgtgaggacaaagtcaatctggctacagtgttgtccgctactgaaggtcactagatgagattctctctttctaaagaaagtgttggctatcatcaggtcaaaagctaccgcgaagtctagaacttcctccccctcctgattcctactaccatacccaaaacctccatgaactgcctcgaaacctacgcttgtagtacctacatgcccattaagatctcctcctataaaaagcttctcactactaggtatagttctaaccaggccatctaagtcttcccagaactgtctcttagcactctcgtcgaggcctacttggggggcatacgcactaattacgttcaagaccatatcaccaacgacaagcttgactaagataatcctatcttcttgccttctcactccaaccacaccattcttgaggctcttatcaatcaaaactcctactccatttctattcgtgactgtccctgtgtaccaaagcttgaaacctgtattgtccacctccttcgccttctgacccttccatttagtctcttgaacgcataatatatttacacgcctcctagtcgtggtatcaactaattctcttaacttacctgtaagtgaccctacattccaactacctaaacggatcctagttggttcgactagcttccttacccttcgcacccgtcgactctgatgcgaagacccttgctcatttttcactacacccgggcgccgatgtagtgcgccactaaggaagcgacgacccgatccttggttacttgacaccatgcctagatcatgacacggcgcgtcacgggggtgacgacccaacccttgcccatttaacaccatacccgggttccgatatggcgcgtcgctaagagggttacgccccaacgattttctttcaggtttcatctccatttaagtggctaagtttttacattggctcaccacgcctaacacaaccctcctcctttaacagggcttgggacctgctatgctgggacaccaaaggcgccccaccataggcggagttccaTGCTGCAAGTAAGGCGGGCTaaatttagggcctgtttgactCGTAACTACAATGCACCATGTCTAAACTGCGCATGTTGTACATTTGCTTTATTGCCATGCCTTAGGTGTGTCGAAAGTGTGGCATCCTTCATTGTGTATTCCTACGTTGATTCTTGACGAATGTACGAAGCATGCTTTTTCCGCCACACTTATGGCACAACCCAGACTCGTGGCGCAAAGGATGTGCGACCAAGGTGGCCCTCAAACTAGACTCCTGGCTAGATATATGTCGCAGAAAATGAACTGAGCAACGCTAGGCAAAGTTGGACATGCCACATGCCTGGTCACCAAGCAACACATAGACTAATCTTAGGCATTATAAGCTGTGGCAACCTTTGGCATGTTTTGGTAACGAACAAAGCACGTCCTCGTAGCTATTCAAATGTTGTATATAGTGTTGTTGTGGTCTAAATAGAAGCTCGGCTCAAGTACTCCCAACAGATTTACACAAAACCACATGTTATTGCCTTCATGGATGTCGAGAAAACTATGCACATGGATAACCATGTCTAAAGGCTCTCTTTGGAACACGGGAAAATTTTCTGCGTTGTTCTTATAAAAATGAGCTGATTTGTGTGAAATTGTTGTGTTCCAAAGCGGCCTAAGTTAGGAGCTAGCGGTGTCCCATAAGATATTTTTGTGTATGACAACCCGGAGTTTTGTCTAATCTAAACTTATAAAAAAATGCTTATGCTTTGAACAAAGTTGTTAACATCTGTACCAACACGTAGGTGGGAAAAGCTCAAAATTAGCTCAACCCTTATCTAATTGTGGCCaccaagaaaaaaaggaaaaacatttGACTTCCTAGACAGTTCACAACCCAGATGTTAGGCTTTGCTAATTGAGCCGAAACCAGATAGTAGCTTCTTTCGTCAGCACACCTCGCAATCAATGCCTCCCGGCCCACTTAGATATATTTTTTCTGAAAtcagaaaaaaaacaaaaccatCTCCAGGAGATTTTGGCATTTCACCCATCATCAAAAACTAGTTTCGCACTTTCACCATCCTGCAAAGTGGTTTCGCTCATTTGGCATTATGAACCTGGTGTAACCCGCTGGATTGCCATTTGGGGAGTTTTAATTTGTGGAAAAAAAAGAAGACCAGTCCTTCCACTTCTACCCCTACCTACCGTTCTTCATCAAAACAGATCGACAAAGAAAATGGATCGGCCCTGGAACACTTTGGTCTCCCGTTACTCCCTCCCCTCCCACAGCCAACCGACGGGCAGCGCCGTTCCATCCCCAGCGCCGTCCTTCTCTCAGGCCTGCCTTCAAGCCTCCCCATCCTCTGCCGGCGCAGGGCTGCCGCACGCCTCCCCCTCTCCTACCGGCACAGGGCTACCCCCACGCCTCCCTCTCCTCGTCCTCTGCAGGTGCAGCCCTACCCCCCATGCTGTAGTAGCTCCCAGCCATCACCGCTCCACTTCAGCGCCGCCCAAATGGATGGGAGCATCAGTTTGATGGGAGAGATTGTGTTCTTGCTGAAATACTTGATATTTGTTTGTGCACTTCTAGTAGTGaccaatttgtatagaattgTAAAGAGTGGGTGATGAGCATGTTTTCTGTACTTGTAGCACTTGTGTGCTGAAATGAATGAATGGAAGTACTCACTAGTGACTTGTGTCATATATTGTGTCATGTGTGCTCTGTCTTTTGTGACTAATTTTATACAGAATTTTAATAGAATTGTGGACATAATTTTGACAGAGTTTTGACTGAATTTTGACAGAATTTCAACACATTTCAGCACATAAGTAGTCAACACATATCGGAATGACATACATGAGATCTCCATACATGGTAGAAGTTCAAATATAAGGTCCATGACTGCTCAAATGACCCGAACCGAATGACAACTTTGTTGGTCACAAATGAGATTCCAACACCGAATCAAAGTGAAATATGCCGCAAATGAGATTCCAAGATGCCTACTCGGGTGTCTAACCCAAAGGATTATCCACATACAACATAGAAGATCACCAAATAGTAGATGGGTTTGGATACCCAGGCTCACTCACAAGTACAGTAAAGCCTACTATGCTTTTACAAACCAAGCAAGTTTTGCTTTATATTAGCAAATTTATAGCACCATAGGACTCTGCTTTGCGAATCAGAATCAATCCTTTTTTCTGAGGATCCTCTCACTGCAGATTAGCATGTAGGAGGGCATCTCTTATCTGCGCCGCTACATCCTTGACAGCTCTAGGACCATGGGGGATAAACACTGAAGAGGACTTGGAGGAGGCCCCAATCTCCATGGTGTCGAAGTACTGGACTACTGGGTGACCAGGACCATGTCCATGATGTCCTTGGCTGTGGTGCCTGGAACCTTCTTTGAGAAGGCAAGCACACTGTCCCTTAGCCCGTCCACAATGGCTTGACGCTGCCTTGCAATACCCACGCCAGCTAGCTAGCCAGGCACTTGGATTTCACCTCTCCTTTGGCTTTCTTGATCTGGAGTATCTTCTCAGCCACAGCGCCAAACCAGCCCCACTGTCACGTCCGCCGCGTCGTCCTCCACACACGGCGCAAGCTCACCGAGCTGGGTGGTGTCAAGGGCCAAcgaacgccgccgccggccgcagcCAGTGCACCACCGAGAGCTCGCTCCTGCAAGCCTCCTCCACCCTAACTGCCTACTCCCTCGCCTTCCCCATCTCCCCGCGCGTGCGCCGCTCTCCGTTCTTGTTCGCCACCGACGCCGGAAACACCCTGGGCTGCCATTGGTCTGCTCTCCGTCGTGCCCTAGGCTCGCGTGGCCAAGAGGCCACGGTCGTCGCAGCGTGAGCTGAGGCCCTCGTGGGTGCGGCCTACTGCCGCGCCGCCGCAACGGCCTCGCGCCCCGCGACCGCTGGCTGCCACCGGGCGAGATTTGGCAAGCCGAGCCCGATCCCCTGCCGCTGCGTTTATTGAAGAAGAAGGACACGCCCGCAATAGAAATGATGGCATAAGCGAGCAGGGGTGCGGCTCAAGCAGGTGGCGGCGGCTCCAGCAGACGACGACTAGAGCGAGCAGGGCTGCGGCACGAGCAAGGGACGGCGAGGTAGCGGCGTGGTCGACGAGAAGCAGTCGGCGAAGGGCGGCGCGAGAGGAGGCGGCCGGCACGGGGCAGGGACGTGGCCCTGCTGGGTGGAGGATGGCACGAGAGGATGCTACGGGCGGCCATGTGGATCGGGTGagagagaagaggaagaagaggataagGTACGGAGGGAGCGGGGTATTTTGGATATCTTTACTGacgggcccacatgtcagggcAGCTAAACAATGAAAATTGGACGGAATGGTGTGGGCgaccaaaaaaaaaagtttcGGTTTGTACCGTATGTGACCGCGCAAATTTTTTAATGGCTTACATGTTATTACAGTCTTTTATAATGGTACATGTGTAAATGCCTGAAAATCCTCCCAAAACCCTTCCCTAACCCCCATTTGATGCCCAGATCAAACCCTTCCTTCAGAAAAAGATGAGGCGCCGGAACCAAATCGTGCATTCCGACTCCGACGAGGAGGACGGCGAGGGCatgaccaccaccacaacccctgCCTCGGTTTCAGCTTCCGTCGCTAGCGGCGGcgtcagcggcagcggcagcgtcgGGCGGCCCTCGCCACCAAACCCCAGCCCCCTCCCAGTCCCCTTCCCGTCACTCACGCCGTCCTCTGCTCCCTTCGTCATCTCCGATGACGACGAGGAGGTCGACGAGATCGTGGACCCCGACGGGGACTCTCCCATCGTCGACGCCCCTGAGGTCTTCTCCCCGCCGGCTCCTCCCGCGCGCAATGCTCCCGCTCCCCCTCCTATCACTACCCCGTCCCAGACCCCAATCCCGGCTCCACCTCCGGCGCGGACCCCAACCCCAACCCCGACTCCGCCTGCGCCCCGGACCCCAATCCCAATCCCAACCCCAACCCCGACTCCGCCTCCGGCGCGGACTCCAGCCTCAACAGCGCCTCCGCACCCGTCCCCGCTGAGCGGGCCGGTTGCGGCCGGTGGACGAGTTCCTGCGGCGACTCGGGCTGCTTCTGCGGCCGGACTGGCTCGAGTCCTGCGCTGCGGGGATTCCCGGGTTCGACGGCCTCGGTGGTGCGGAGGCGCAGGCCAGGCGGTGCTTCGAGCAGTTCCTCTTCGCTGACATGAACTCATGCGGGGCCGGGGTGCTGCCGGAGGGCGTTGGGGGCATGCATGCTGAGTTCCTTGATGGCCCCTTCGTGCTTCAGGTTTGACATTGCATAATCCAATTTGGGAAAATGGTCGCTATACTTTGTCCTGCTTATCTATTTGCAATTGAGATCCATACTGTTTCTATGCTCCtattgtgatttaattgatgaaaagTTTGTGGATACTTCTGATCAGTGATGAGAATGTCTTGATCGAGAAAATAAGATGTTATATCAATATTCAACTTGTTGCTATTAActtgcttgtcattggtgatGATTGATGAAAATGGCGAATCAACTTTACATGCTTAAATCATCTTCAAATTTATGATGAAATCCAAAGCACTGCTCTCACTGGCAGTTCTCCGCACATTCCGCTCAGTTCATCAATGccatatttttttttctgaacCGAGGATTTCCAATTTCCATTATCAAACGGAAATACAGAAGTTGAAGCAAATAGTTAGAAAGAAAACAGAGATGAAGGCCTATATCTGTAAGCTAAGGCTACCACCTGACTCAGACGCTAGACACAGCAACAGATACAGGACATGAGCAGAATTGAAATGCAAAGTCAAGTTCTAACAGACTGTCTACTAAGACAACCAACTATCAAGCTGCCACACCCGGTGAAGACTCTGACAGTATTCGAGTCTGACAAGACCATTCTTTCTACACAAAAAAAGTTTCTAGAGAACATTGACGCTTGGCCTGCACACGATCTCCCACTAGTTTGTTTGATCATCAGCATCCCCGTGGGCTTATTTGATCTGCATTGGCGCCAAGCTGCTTGAAGAAGACACCAGCATCCTTGTAGCTATCTGAAGTATAATATCCACACCTTTTCTTGAGCTTCCTTGGAATATAGACCAGTAATTCATAAGAGCACAAGCATAACAAAAGATTTCTGCAGAATTCCGAATCAACTTATTCTTAAAGCAGGCTTTGTTTCTCGTTTTGCAGGTGGACCAGCAAATCGCTGCCACCCCAAAAGTGTAAAAACGTTGATAATTTTGAAGCCACTTAGAGACCCATCTCTCACACTGAGAGCCATACTAGTTCTTTAGCTTTTTGTCATGACTAAATGGCTACTTGTGCGGGAATATAAGTTTTCACTATGCATTTCTTTACAGCACCATTCCACTCAAATGTTTTGTACTTCCACATATATTTACCAGGTTATTTTAAAGTCGTCATTTTACCTTTATTGTATGCTCATTGTATGTTTCATTCGTTTTTACTTAATATTTGTACAATGTAGTAAATGACTTTTTTCCTTGCGATGAGGTGTCATCTATATATCTCTGGGTTTTGTAGGTTGATGAAGTTGTTAATATTTCAGCTCCTTTAAAGGAAAGATATCGTGAAGCACCGGCAGGACCCAAAAGATGTTTAAAACTATCAATTACAGATGGCGTACAAAGAATATTTGGAATGGAATACAGACCCATCAAAGCCCTGGCAGTTCTTGCTCCTGCTGGTTTAAAGGTTATTTTTCCTGTACCTTTATTCTAGAGAAAGTATTTCTTAGCCTattactattagtaatgcttttccaTAACATATACTTGAGACAAATATTTCTTAAAGGTGCTTTTTCGTTGAAGACAATCCTCTGTTTCTTTTTGGGACAACCATAAAAAGGTGGTTCATGTGACATGTGAGGCTTTGGTCAGAGCTTGCTAAGGCTTGTTtaaaattaagaaaaaaaatgaaattctGCTTGAGAAGAAAAGCCTTCTTAGGAATTCCGCAGCAgttatatttttcctttactatTTTTTTTTACCTGCAGCTCATTTATTTTTCTATGTATCTCAGATTATTATAAGGAATGTACACACAAGGAGGGGCCTTCTTATGCTAGTTCCTGAGGCTGTTGATATTCTTGGTGGTGTAGTTGACGAATTGGAAGCAGCACGTGACAGACTTGTTTCTGAAGTAAACAAACCACCTCGTGGCAAAAGGTATACATGGTACACTAGTGAAGTATTGTACATGCATGGTATATCATTTCTAGGTATATTCTTTCATAGTGGACGGCTGGACGCTCAAGAAATAACTTGACAGTAATTTCTGCTAGTGTCCTATTAAATTTACGACTATTGATTAGATCACTTGAAAAACACATCTCAATTTAGGATCTTTAATGTGCAGTGAAAATTTTTCTTTcagttttatttattttggctgtaTACTTTCAAAATTTATACACCAAATCCTCCATGTTCATATATATTCAATCCGCTGCATGCCCTCTTGTTTTCTTAGATAAAAGACCGCTTGGTCCAGCCTTTATCGAAAGCTGACATCAGAGAGTTTAGAACTGGGGACACCAGTTTACAGAGATAGTTCAAACATCCACACCGACCTAACTAACATGAAGACGGCTGACAGCCACCACTAAACGCCTACCCTTTGAAGAACAGGACAGCAAGCGAACCACCTGCCCCTGGTCAGCAGCACAGTGACCAAAGCAATTTTAGACAGCAAAAGGCTAGGCAGCAAAAAAGACTGAACATCAAGTCATCAACGATCCTTGGTAGGACACCAGCACCCCTTCAATGACTTTGCCAACAGCTCTTCACCATCTTAACCCTTCTGAAATTCACACCCCCTTTAAACCTTCCACTATCTTTACCACCAGCTCTTCCACCCTGGGGATTGTATCTGTCCCCTCCTGCTTATCACCTGCCTTTTTTGAAGGACCTGATTCATTCTGGTTGGCACCCCCTTTCTGTCATTACCC from Miscanthus floridulus cultivar M001 chromosome 11, ASM1932011v1, whole genome shotgun sequence includes these protein-coding regions:
- the LOC136493487 gene encoding LOW QUALITY PROTEIN: recQ-mediated genome instability protein 1-like (The sequence of the model RefSeq protein was modified relative to this genomic sequence to represent the inferred CDS: deleted 1 base in 1 codon) → MRRRNQIVHSDSDEEDGEGMTTTTTPASVSASVASGGVSGSGSVGRPSPPNPSPLPVPFPSLTPSSAPFVISDDDEEVDEIVDPDGDSPIVDAPEVFSPPAPPARNAPAPPPITTPSQTPIPAPPPARTPTPTPTPPAPRTPIPIPTPTPTPPPARTPASTAPPHPSPLSGRLRPVDEFLRRLGLLLRPDWLESCAAGIPGFDGLGGAEAQARRCFEQFLFADMNSCGAGVLPEGVGGMHAEFLDGPFVLQVDEVVNISAPLKERYREAPAGPKRCLKLSITDGVQRIFGMEYRPIKALAVLAPAGLKIIIRNVHTRRGLLMLVPEAVDILGGVVDELEAARDRLVSEVNKPPRGKSKQGGLSLSSRATRAAWPCSTNITNGGEQGISIQRAVNSSYPTGSGNAFQVGGATETVVEELVSPPVVNTVQEINMQGLYASLTRETTETSMHTTHNYDPTHIIERSTGTIMEECVDPPIIANNVHGQMQRVQSANVVEGAQSPNVGKINEMEQSFILSGENEEPFTYIYSMLINWGRQQDTKAYIKGKIKGLITSVKSFQYKQCTKYELYVYIDDGSFISEAFIDSDIVNNMLGLSPGEVTAALSGELEFASPSEVKETLKRFQRFLVKFEGMMAIELNKNSSIPVVRELNESCSSSTAWHLLRRLKTVSYQKRAQSLDIMDTTP